The window AATTCCATCCAATACAACCAAAGGTTGGGTGCCGGCAGAAATAGATGCCTGGCCACGAACGTTTATTTTAATACCCTGGCCCAGTTTACCATTATTTGCCTGAACAACCACCCCGGCTGAGCGACCCTGAATAGCTTGCTCAATTGAAGTAACCGGTGTGCCCTCAATCTCTTTTGAAGTAACCCGCGAAATGGCCCCGGTAATATTTTGTCTTTTTTGCGTACCGTAGCCTACTACAACTACTTCATTAAGTACTTTAGAGTCTGTACCTAATTGGGCATTAATAACATTGCCGCTAATAGGTAAATCAACATCTTTATAGCCAACAAATTTAAATACAAGCGTAGTAGCGCCCGAAGGTACCGAAAGCCTGTAATTACCAGAGATATCGGTTTGTGTGCCAATGGTTGGACTTCCTTTAACAGTAACGCTTACCCCCGGCAATGCGGAACCGTCCTTCTGATCTGTTACTTTTCCGGTTATCACTACGTTTTGGCTAAACGCGAGTGTAACGCACGCAAAAAGAATCAGGCACGATAGTAAAATTTTCTTCATAAAGTGATGCTTTTGTTAATTGAGAAGTAATTTCACAATAAAAAAGCACAAAACCAACAAAAGGCATATGTATTTATCCCTTTTGTTAAAATATTATTAAGAAATGTTCGTTTGTCGCAATTGTTTCGGCTAAAAAAGAATTAATATCTGCCCCTTTTCAACTTTATCACCGGGTTTTATTTTAATTGTTTTTACAACAACATTCGCCGGCGATTTGATAATGTTTTCCATCTTCATTGCCTCTAATACAAACAGGTTATCTCCTTTTTTCACCGCCGCCCCTTCTTCAACTAAAACCTTTAATACCATGCCGGGCATCGGTGCTTTTATATCGCTTATTTTGGCAGTATTTAAGTTACTCAGTCCCATTTTATCCAGTAGCACATCAAATTCATCTTTTGCGGCAACAGTATATATATTGTTGTTGACCTTTATCTCGGCCGTTTTAGCTTCTTTATCAAAGCTGATTACCTCGGCGGTGTATGAAGCATTATTGTTGATGATATGATAAAGCAATTTGTTTAGTTGTTTGATATCAGCGTCAATAATATCCGTATTAACTACTAAGGCAGCTGCTGCCCTGTCAACTTCAAAATCGTACGTACTGTTAACCTTTATCTTATACATCGCTCTTACTATTTAGTAAACACATATTGTATCATATTTGCGCCCATCCTAAGGGCTTTTAAGCGCGCCTCTTGCGTATCGCCTGCATAGGTGCCGTAATCTTCCCAGCCATTGCCCAAGTCGCACTCATAGGTGTAAAAGCACACCAGGCGGCCTTTATATATCAACCCAAATCCCTGCGGGCGTTTACCATCATGCTCGTGTATTTTTGGCAATCCTGCCGGGAAGTTAAACTTTTGATGATATATAGCATAGTTTACGGGCAATTCAACAAAATCAAGCTCGGGGAATACCTTCTTCATTTGCGGGCGGATAAACTTGTCAAAGCCGTAGTTATCATCAATGTGCAAAAAGCCCCCGCTAATTAAGTATTTACGCAGATTTGCAGCCTCTAAATCACTAAATACCACATTGCCGTGGCCTGTCATAAATATAAAAGGATAATTAAACAATTGCTCGCTGCCCGCCTCTACCACCTCTTCTTCGGGCTCAAAGTTGGTTTTTAAATTGACATTGCAAAATTTGATCAGGTTAACCAATGCGGTACGGTCGCCATACCAATCGCCGCCGCCATTGTATTTAAGCCGGCCCATTTTGTATGATGGCGCAGTAAAGCTGCTGATGCAAAGCACCAGTGTTATAAAAGCGGTAATACAAATGCTTTTCTTCATCGGTTTAAAAAGTTTACCTCAAAACAGGCTTCCAAGCCGGCTGTCTCTGTCCGCAAACGGCTTTCACCTAAAGTTATGGGTTTAAAACCGTTATGCAAAGCCATATCCACTTCAGCCGGGGTAAAATCGCCTTCGGGGCCTATCAATATTAAATAACGGCTTTGTTTTAGTATTGATTGTGCCAAATCCACTTTTTCGCCATCGGCACAATGAGCTATAAATTTTTGCCCGTCAAATGGTTTCTTTAAGAATTGGTTTAGCGGAGTAACAGGATTTAAAACCGGATGATAAGCCTTTATGGACTGTTTAATGGCCGAAGTGATGATCTTATCCAACCGCTCTATCTTGGCATCTTTACGTTCAGATCGCTGGCAGATGATAAGCGATATTTCATCGATACCTATCTCGGTCGCTTTTTCTAAAAACCACTCGATCCTGTCGAGGTTTTTTGTAGGTGCTATAGCAATATGTAAATAGTGGTTGCGCTTGTTGTATGCGTTAATGACGTTGTTGATTTGCAGTATGGTGCGCTTGGGGTGAGCATCTTTAATTTCGGCTTTATAAAGGCCGCCTTTTCCATCTATTAACGTTACTTCATCGCCATTAACCAGGCGCAAAACGCGCACGGCGTGCTTGCTTTCTTCTTCGCTTAAAAAGTATTGGGATAATGAAGAATCAATATCGGGGGTGTAAAAAAGCTGCATAGTATAATTACTAATGTAAATCTACAGCGTCCTCTTCGTTTATCAGCAACTCCAGCTTTACAGATTCAATATTTTGATCGGATTTTTTTAGCACCGTAATATTATATCCGTTAGATTCTTTTTGCTCACCTACATCAGGTATTTTCCCGAATATATCGCCTAACCAGCCAGATACGGTATCAAAATCGCCATCCTCGGGCAAATCATGCGGCAGGTGCTCGTTCACGTCATAAATTGGGGCAAGCGCATTTACCACAAATTCGCGGTCGTTTATTTTTTCAACAATTGGCTTTTCTTCATCAAACTCATCCTGTATCTCGCCAACAAGTTCTTCAACAATATCCTCAAGTGTAACCATGCCCGCTGTGCCGCCAAACTCGTCTGATACAATGGCTATTTGTATGCGCTTTTGCTGCAGTTCGGCCATCAGGTCGTTTATTTTTTTGGTCTCGGGGATAAAATATGGCTTACGTATAATGTCTTTTAATACGATTGACTCGTTACGGGCAAGTAAAGGCAAAATATCTTTAGCATGTACAATACCAATGATCTTATCAATCACCTCATCATAAACCGGCATGCGCGAATAGCCTTCGGTTATTAATATCTCCAGCAACTCCTCTTTGGTTGTGCTTACCTCTATACCCGATATTTTGGTGCGGGGTACCATTATGTTTTTAACTACGCGCTCGTTAAAATCAAACACATTTTGTATAAGCTCGTGCTCGTTAGAGTCGAGCGCGCCGGTTTCCTTGCCTTGCTCAAGCAGGTACTGCAATTCTTCGGAACTATGGTGTGCCTCGCCGCCTTCTAAAGTTGTTATACCGAAAAGCTTTAAAATAAAGTTAGCGAAACCGTTTAACAGCCATATAAACGGCCTGAAAACCACAAAGAAAAACCTAAGCGGTAACGATACAGCTAATGTAGTACGCACCGATTTTTGTATGGCTAATGATTTTGGTGCCAATTCACCAAATACAATATGAAGGATAGTAATAGTTGTAAAGGCTACAACGTGGCTGGCCGTTTCAAAACCCGGAGAAATGTGGATGCCTACTTTTACAAAAGCACTTAATACTATATTAGTAACCACACCCTCGCCTACAACACCCAAGCCAAGTGATGCTATGGTAATACCCAATTGCGTTGCCGCCAGGTATCCATCAAGGTTATGCAAAATGCCGCGGGCTACTTTAGCAACGCCGCTGCCGGCTTTAGCTTTTATCTCTATTTGCGAGCCACGCACCCTTACCATGGCAAACTCAGCGGCTACAAAAAAGCCGTTAAGCAGAACCAAAAATATGGTTAGGAAAATATAAAATACGTTTATCTCGTAGGGTCCGGGGTCCATCAATTATTTATTGGTAAACGGGGAAAGTTGCTTTATATAGCTCCAAACTTTCGGCAATTACTTTATGTGCGTATCTAACACCTAACAGATGCTCGATAGTTACATTTTTGTCTTCGAGTTTTTTGTAATCCTTAAAAAAACGAACGATCTCTGTCATGGTGTGTGGCGGTAATTCGGCCAAATCATTTATATAATTAACCGACATATCGTTTTTTGCAACTGCAATTATCTTATCGTCTTGTTCGCCGTTATCAACCATATGCATCACGCCAACAACCTTCGCCTCAATGATAGACATCGGGAATACATCAATAGAACACAATACCAAAATATCCAAGGGATCTTTATCGTCGCAATAGGTTTGTGGTATAAACCCGTAGTTAGCAGGGTACATTACCGATGAGAATAAAACCCGATCGAGTTTTAACAACCCCGACTCTTTATCTATTTCATATTTAGCTTTTGACCCTTTAGGGATCTCGATGATCGCGTTTACTATTTCAGGAATGTTATCACCCGGTGAAACCTGATGCCAGGGATGCTGTGTGCTCATGTATATTTAGTTGTTTTGTTCGTCCTTTGATTTTACAAACCTTCTTCGGAGGTAAGCAATAACCAGCGGAATTGTTGTTATTATTATTAATCCTAATATGATGTATTGCAGGTAATCCTTTAACTCGGGATACCTGCGGCCCAAAAAATAACCGGCAAGTGTTAAAGTGGTAACCCATCCTACACTGCCAATTATATTGTATAAAGTAAACTTCTTAAGGTCTACTTTAACAATACCTGCAAATATAGGAGCAAATGTTCTAACTATGGGGAAAAATCTGCCTAAAATAAGCGCCATGCCACCATATTTAGCATAAAACTCTTCGGCAACGGCTATATAACGCTTTTTGAAGAAGAATGAATCGTTTTTACTGAATAGCACAGGCCCCGTTCGGTAACCAAACCAGTAGCCCGTGTAGTTGCCCAAAATACCCGATGCTATCAGGCTGAGTACCAGTATATATATAGGAACCTGTATAATACCGGCTGCGCTTAGCAACCCTGCCAAAAACAATAAATAATCTCCCGGTAAAAAAAACCCGAAGAATAGCCCGGTTTCGGCAAATACTACAATAAGCAGCAGCACAAAGCCACCATCACTTATTATAGACCGCGCATCCGTTAAATTTTGCAGGTGTTCCCAAAAATTTTCCATTAACTATATCCGTAAAACTACAAATATTAAATCAAATAGCTTTAATGCTCATGGATTAAATAAGGGGGGCCTATTAAAAATAATCCTGACAGGGCTGGCTTGCATTAGTGGATATATAGCCTTTAAACTTTTCACTATTAGCTGTAAAGCATTCCACTTTTTTGTTGATTACAGCAGGAATTTTTGCATTTTTTTCGTTACCCCGCTCTCACTAATATAAAATTTTATTCCACATAAAAAAGTAAATCAAAGCATTTTTCTTTGGTCGACGATACGCCGATGCCAAATAATGAAAGCGAAATTAGTTTTAATGTGCTTGCCTAATCTACTAAATAAGGCCCGATATGAAGGCCGGATAGATACCGATAACGATGGTTACCAACGCCGAAAACCCTAATACAAATTTGTAGTAAGCGGGTACTTCAACCTCGGCACGTTCGGCACTGCGGAAGTACATGGCAATGATAACGCGGAAGTAATAGAATATACTAATGATAGCGTTTATAACAGCTATAATAACCAACCAATATTTGTATTGCGCCAATGCGCCCGAAAACATGTAAAACTTGCCAATAAACCCTGCGGTAAGCGGTATACCAGCTAATGACAACATACTTACCGTTAATACAAACGCCAGGAAAGGGTTGCGTTTTGCAAGGCCGTTAAAGCCTTCAAAGTTGTCACTGCCGGTTTGTTGCCTTACTAATATCAAGCCGCCAAATGCGATGATAGAAGCTATAGAATAAGCCGTAGCATACACAAACACCGAATTTGCCGAACCAGCCCCAATAGCTACTATGGCAAACAATAAATATCCTGCATGTGATATACTGGAAAATGCCAGCATCCTTTTAAAGCTTTGCTGATATAAGGCGGTAATGTTGCCGATAAATAATGTAACAATAGTTATTACTAATAAAACCGGTGCCCAAAAATCTGACATTAGTATAAAGCAGGCCGAGAATAAACGCAGGAACGCCGCAAAACCGGCTGCTTTAACTACGGTTGACATGTAGGCGGTTATTAACGATGGTGCACCTTCGTAAACATCCGGTGTCCAGAAGTGGAAAGGGGCAGCACCAACCTTAAAGCATAAACCTATAATTATCAAAAGTATCCCGGTATAAAATATCGGGTCGATATCATGCGGGTGGGCGGTTACATAATCGCGTATGGCATCCAGGTCAAATGAACCTGAAGCGCCATAAATTAAGGTGATACCAAACAACAGGAAGCCGGTTGAGAATGCCCCCATCAGGAAGTACTTTAACGCCGCTTCGTTTGAAGCGAAATCACTTTTACGTATACCCGCCAATATGTATAAACTTACCGACATTATCTCGATGCCGATAAACAGCATCACCAGGTTGTGGTACGATACCATTACAATAATACCGGCTAACGAGAACAATACGATAGCATAGTACTCTGCAATGTTCTTGCTTATACGTTCAAAATACCCCTTAGACAGCATCAGTATCAGTATAGTAGATATTATGCTGATCGCAGAAAAAGCAACCGAATAATTGTTGAACAACATCATTCCGTTATAAATAACAGGGGCACTGTTTTGTGGCGTCCAATCCATTATTGCGGCACCTAAAGCCACTAACAGGCCTACAATAGTAACCGGCAGTAATGCTTTTTGAGCTTTATACAAACCCAGGTACAAAAGCACTATAGGCAAAACAGATATGATGATTAAAGTGGTCATGTTTAAATTTCTAAAACCTAAATTCTAAATCCTAATCTCTAAAACCTAAATTCTAATCTCTAAATCTTAAAACTTAAATTCTAATCTCTAAATCCCAAAATGCTAAGCGGTATATCTTACGCTTCAAATTCTAAGATCCGACCGGAATTTATAACTCACGGTTTATTTGTTTCATTTTTTCGAGTATCGCGCCAAAAATACGCATCAACTCAGTTGCTTCTTGCATTAAAGCAGTCCGGTTTGCCTCTAATGGTGTTGCTATATCTATCAGCTTAAACCACAACAGGCTTTCCTTAGCCTCTTTTCTGCAAATCTTAATTCTATGCGAATAATCGTTTCTACTAAAACTTTCATTCGCTTCTATCAAATTAGCCGCAACAGACCCTGAGGAACGTATTAGCTGTTTATAGTATTCGATATTATGTATCGACTTATCTATCCTTTTTAAAAACTCTTTTGTGCCATTGGCAAATTCAAATGTCCTGTCTTCAAGGTCATATTTCTTTGCCGATGGCCTTCCTTCATCCACTTCTAATTTTTAGAGTTTAGATATTAGATTTTAGAATTTAACCTTAAAACTTACTATTTACAAACTTCGCGCTTACCGATTCAACTAAATTGGTTACCGCCGCTTCTGATATATGTAGTATAGGCTGCGGATAAACCCCTATGCCTATAATTAAAACGCAGATAATACCCAGCACTAATTTTTCCGAACCTGCTATATCGGTAAATGTGGCTGTTAGTTCGTTTAACTCGCCCTGCATTACATTTTTGTACATACGCAGCATGTATACCGCGCCAAATATGATGGTTAAGCCTGCAACCGCTGCAAACCAAATGTTATAGTTAAATACCCCTTTAAGTAACAAAAACTCGCCTACAAAACCATTGGTTAATGGCAAGGCAACTGTACCTAAAACAATAATTAAAAATGCTATAGAGAAGTTAGGCGCAACTTTGGCAATACCGCCCAGACTGCTTATATCCCTTGTGTTTAAACGGCGGCTGATAATATCCCATATAAAAAACATACCCACCACGTTGATACCATGGCTTAGCATCTGTATCATGGCGCCTTGTACGCCTTGTGTGGTCCAGGCAAAAATACCCGCGGCAATAAGGCCAACGTGTGCTATTGACGAGTAGGCCACCAATCGCTTGCCGTCTTTTTGGTTAAATGCAATTAACGAGGCATATACAATTCCAATAACCGATAATACGATCACCAAGTTTTGCCACTGTAAAAAGCCAACCGGCGCATTGGGTATTAACCAGCGGATAACGCCATAAATACCCATTTTTAGCATGATACCTGATAGCATCATTGTACCTGCCGATGGTGATTCGGTATAGGTATCGGGCTGCCAGGTATGCAGCGGGAATATCGGCATTTTGATAGCAAAGGCCAGGAAGAATGCCCAAAACACCCAGTTTTGATGGCTGGCATCTAAGGTTAATGCGTAAAACGAATGCAGGTCGTAAACCTTACCTGGCGTTTGCAGGTACAGGTAAATAATACCCAACAGCATAAACAACGAGCCGGCAAAGGTGTAAATGAAAAACTTAATAGTAATACGGATGCGGTTTTCGCCGCCCCACAAGGCACATATAAAATAAATAGGTATTAGTGCTGCTTCCCAGCCCACGTAAAATAAAAACCCATCTAAAGCGGTAAATACGGTAAGTAAACCTGCTTGCATAAACAATATCAATGCATAAAAGGCATTCGCGTTTTTATACTGATGCTGGTAGGTTGTTAATATAATTAATGGTACCAATACGGTGGTAAGCAATACCATTACCATGCTAATGCCATCAATACCGGCGTTAAAATAAACGCCCAGTTTAGGTATCCACGGCAGCTCAATTGCGTACTGTACAGATGCATCGGGAACAAAGCCGGCTAAAAAAAAGATGGCAATGGCCAGCTCGGCTACGGCAAAAAATAACGCCACGTGCTTTGCAGCCTCGTTCTTAAATAACAACACTACAAGTGCTGCCACTATCGGTAAAAAAAGTAATATACTAACCGTCATTTTATATATTAAAACGCTATCGCTTATATCCTAACTAAACTGTACACCAAAATGGCAATAATACCTACCACCATCATAAATATGTAAAAGCCTACGTTGCCTGTTTGTAAAAGGCGCAAACCTTTGCTTGCCTCAATCGAACTTTTGCCTAATCCGTTAACAAAGCCATCAATACCGCTAAGCTCAACCACTTTGTAAAAGAATACCGATAGGGCATCTAATGGCTTGCGTATCACTTTATCATACAACTCATCAATATAAAACTTATGGTACGATAAGTTGGCCAATGCAGGGCGTTCCTCCTGGTCAGCTACCGGCACGTGTGCTTTGCTTACATATTTGCTATAAGCATAACCCATAGCTACTATGGCGATAAGTACCGATGTACCCATCAATATCCATTCGGTATTACGGCTTAGCTCATGCTCGCCTAATAGTTTGGTAGATTGCTCAAATACCGGTGCTAAATAAGCGCCTAATTCGTGGTGGCCACCCATCACTGCCGGCACACCTATCATCCCGCCAATAGCAGATAATATAGCCAGCACAATAAGCGGGATAGTCATGTTTGCAGGCGACTCGTGCAAATGATGCTCTTGTTCGTGCGTTCCGCGAAACTTACCCCAAAAGGTAAGGTACATCATCCGGAACATATAGAAAGAGGTTAAGCCGGCTGTAATTACACCCACTACATAAAAGGTAGTGCTATGCGCAAAAGCGGCCGCTAAAATTTCGTCTTTTGAAAAGAAACCCGAGAACGGAGGGATACCTGCAATAGCTATTGTACCTACCAGCATGGTAATAAAAGTAACCTTGATGTTTCCTTTTAATCCGCCCATTTTGCGCATATCCTGCTCGCCGCCCATGGCATGGATTACAGAACCTGCACCCAAAAATAATAAGGCTTTAAAGAAAGCGTGAGTTAGTACGTGGAAGAAAGCGCCGGTGTAAGCACCAACACCCAAACCCAAAAACATATAACCTAATTGCGATACGGTTGAATAGGCAAGTACTTTTTTAATATCGGTTTGTGTTAAGGCAATTAATGCCGCGAAGGCAGCTGTAGCCAGCCCTACAATGGCAATTACTTCCATTGTATCTGGTGCTAAAGTAAACAGGATGTTTGACCGGGCTATCATATAGATACCCGCGGTAACCATTGTAGCAGCGTGTATTAATGCTGATACAGGCGTTGGGCCAGCCATAGCATCGGGTAACCAGGTAAATAAGGGCAACTGTGCTGATTTACCAACCGCACCTACAAATAATAATAAGGTGATCAATACGATAGGTGCACCTGCCGAAACAGCCGCTGATGCTTTGGGGAATATTTCGGCATAAGCAACGCTGCCAAATGTATTTACTAAAAGGAATATGCCCAACAAAAAGCCAAGGTCGCCTATGCGGTTCATCACAAATGCTTTTTTAGCTGCATCTGCATAGCTTGGGTTAGTGTACCAAAAGCCTATTAGCAGGTACGAGCATAAACCAACACCTTCCCAACCAATAAACATAATAACATAGTTGCTACCCATTACCAGCAACAGCATAAAAAACACAAACAGGTTTAAATAAGCGAAGAATTTGCCAAAACCCTTATCGTCGTGCATGTAGCCGATAGAATATAAATGGATAAGGAAACCTACCCCGGTTATGATCAATAGCATGATAGAGCTTAACTGATCTACCAGGAAAGAAAAAGGTATTTTAAAATTGCCTACGCTTATCCAATCGAATAAGGTAACGTTGATAGGAACACCTGATGATTTAATTTGAAAAAATGCGGCTACACTTATTCCGAAAGATACCAATACCAGCAAACTACCAATAGCACCTATCAGGTTTTTTGACAGCGCGTTTCGCCCAAGTCCGTTTATAACGAAACCGGCTAAAGGTAGTACAGGAATAAGCCAGATCAAATTGTTCATTATGTTGTTCGTTTTAACCCCCTAACCCCCTGAAGGGGGAATAGAAGTTTATTTCTTTTTTGTTAGCGCTCTCCAACTCCCCCTTCAGGGGGCTGGGGGGAATCCTACCACTTTAACCTGTTCAATACGTTAATATCGATAGAATTGGTGTTGCGGTATATCATTACTATAATGGCTAAACCTACTGCAACTTCGGCAGCGGCAAGGGCCATAATAAAAAACACAAAAACCTGCCCTGCCGCATCGCCACGGTAAACCGAAAATGCAGTAAGTAACAGGTTAACAGAATTTAACATCAGCTCAACCGACATGAATATGACGATGGCGTTGCGGCGTAACAACACGCCCATTACACCTATCGAAAAAATGATAGTGCTTAACAGGATGTAATGATTAAGCGGTACCGCTTGAATGGTATTGGTTAAACTTTCCATCAGATGGTTGCTTTAGGTTCTTTTGGATCTTTAGTTGCCAATAACACCGCACCAACCATTGCCGATAAAAGCAATACCGACGACACCTCAAAAGGCAATAAAAACTCGTTAAATAATACTTTACCCAGGTTTTTCACCAGGCCCAATCCCGGGTCTTTTAATACTACCGGTTCTGATGCGCCTATAAGTTTTAATGATGATACCAGCGCTACCGCTAAAACACCGCCACCAAATACGGCGGCTATTTTAACCATAAATGGCTTAACCGGTTCCGATTCTTTATTCAGGTTAATCAGCATCAGCGTATATAAAAACAACACCAGTATGGCACCCATGTAAACAATAAAGTTTACGATAGCCAAAAACTGCGCGTTAAGCAATATATAGTGAATGGTGAAAGTAAAAAAGGTGAGTATAAGGTACAATATACTGTGCACCGGGTTTTTTGCAGAGATAACCAGTATCGAAAAAAATATTGATAAAAACGCGATGAAGTAAAATGTACTCATGTTTATATTTTACAATATACCTTTGCCTTGTAAAAATAGCTGGGCAAAGGTATAAAACTTCTGTTATTGATTTAAGGGAGCCTCTACTAATTTGTCTTTACCGTAAATAAAATCTTTTCTCAAATAATCCGACGGTACGATATCACCATCCAGGTATATTGCCTCTTTAGGGCAAGCTTCTTCGCACAGGCCGCAAAAAATGCAGCGCAGCATGTTTATTTCGTATACAGCAGCGTATTTCTCCTCGCGGTATAAATGTTCTTCACCTTTTTGGCGCTCAGCTGCTGTCATGGTGATGGCTTCCGCCGGGCACGATAGAGCGCAAAGGCCGCAAGCGGTGCAACGCTCTTTACCGTTCTCATCACGCTTTAGCGAGTGCATACCCCTAAAGTTTTCCGAAAATTCGCGCTTCTCATCCGGGTAAGCAATTGTAACCGGCTTCCTAAAAAAGTGCTTCATGGTTATGCTTAAGCCCTGTACTATAGCAGGCAAGTAAGCCCTCTCCCAAAAATTGAGTGGCTTTATAGTTAATTGCTTCTTCTTATTACTTAACGATTCCATTTACTTAAACTCCCTCCTTAACTAAAAAAAGTAATAAAAATTCCGGTAATCACAATGTTGGCTATGGCCAATGGTATCAAAACCTTCCAGCCCAGGTCCATCAATTGATCGTACCTAAAACGTGGGATAGTCCAGCGCACCCACATAAAAAAGAATATGAATGCAAACACTTTTGCAAACATTACGGCTGTGCCTATCAAGGGGCCAACAACCGGGCCCACATGTGCAGCTACCCAATCCATACCCGGGTAGTTATAACCGCCCCAATAAAGGGTAGCCATTACTGCCGATGATATAAACATGTTAATGTACTCGGCAAACAAGTAAAAACCCAACTTCATGGATGAGTACTCGGTATGGTAACCGCCAACCAATTCGGTTTCGCACTCAGGCAAATCAAACGGTGTACGGTTGGTTTCGGCAAAGGCGCATATCAAAAACAATAAAAAGCCAACAGGTTGGTAAAGCACATTCCAGTGCCAGCCATGCTGCTGCTGGGCAATTTCGCCTAAGCTTAAGGTACCGGTAACCATTAACAGGGCGATGATAGAAAGCCCCATCGAAATTTCGTAACTGATGTTTTGTGATGCCGCGCGTATAGCACCCAATAACGAGTATTTATTGTTAGATGCCCAGCCGCCTATCATTACGCCGTAAACACCTAACGATACCACGCCGAATATGTATAATATACCTACGTTAATATCAGTGACCTGCAGCGGGATAACTTTATCGCCCACGGTAATATTTTGCCCCCATGGTATAACTGCCGAACCTATACAAGCTGTTAAAATAGCCAGCGATGGGCCAACTATAAACAAAAATGGTGTGGCATTGGTAGGGATGA is drawn from Inquilinus sp. KBS0705 and contains these coding sequences:
- a CDS encoding acetyl-CoA carboxylase biotin carboxyl carrier protein subunit translates to MYKIKVNSTYDFEVDRAAAALVVNTDIIDADIKQLNKLLYHIINNNASYTAEVISFDKEAKTAEIKVNNNIYTVAAKDEFDVLLDKMGLSNLNTAKISDIKAPMPGMVLKVLVEEGAAVKKGDNLFVLEAMKMENIIKSPANVVVKTIKIKPGDKVEKGQILILF
- a CDS encoding DUF4159 domain-containing protein is translated as MKKSICITAFITLVLCISSFTAPSYKMGRLKYNGGGDWYGDRTALVNLIKFCNVNLKTNFEPEEEVVEAGSEQLFNYPFIFMTGHGNVVFSDLEAANLRKYLISGGFLHIDDNYGFDKFIRPQMKKVFPELDFVELPVNYAIYHQKFNFPAGLPKIHEHDGKRPQGFGLIYKGRLVCFYTYECDLGNGWEDYGTYAGDTQEARLKALRMGANMIQYVFTK
- a CDS encoding 16S rRNA (uracil(1498)-N(3))-methyltransferase, with product MQLFYTPDIDSSLSQYFLSEEESKHAVRVLRLVNGDEVTLIDGKGGLYKAEIKDAHPKRTILQINNVINAYNKRNHYLHIAIAPTKNLDRIEWFLEKATEIGIDEISLIICQRSERKDAKIERLDKIITSAIKQSIKAYHPVLNPVTPLNQFLKKPFDGQKFIAHCADGEKVDLAQSILKQSRYLILIGPEGDFTPAEVDMALHNGFKPITLGESRLRTETAGLEACFEVNFLNR
- a CDS encoding HlyC/CorC family transporter, producing MDPGPYEINVFYIFLTIFLVLLNGFFVAAEFAMVRVRGSQIEIKAKAGSGVAKVARGILHNLDGYLAATQLGITIASLGLGVVGEGVVTNIVLSAFVKVGIHISPGFETASHVVAFTTITILHIVFGELAPKSLAIQKSVRTTLAVSLPLRFFFVVFRPFIWLLNGFANFILKLFGITTLEGGEAHHSSEELQYLLEQGKETGALDSNEHELIQNVFDFNERVVKNIMVPRTKISGIEVSTTKEELLEILITEGYSRMPVYDEVIDKIIGIVHAKDILPLLARNESIVLKDIIRKPYFIPETKKINDLMAELQQKRIQIAIVSDEFGGTAGMVTLEDIVEELVGEIQDEFDEEKPIVEKINDREFVVNALAPIYDVNEHLPHDLPEDGDFDTVSGWLGDIFGKIPDVGEQKESNGYNITVLKKSDQNIESVKLELLINEEDAVDLH
- a CDS encoding inorganic diphosphatase; amino-acid sequence: MSTQHPWHQVSPGDNIPEIVNAIIEIPKGSKAKYEIDKESGLLKLDRVLFSSVMYPANYGFIPQTYCDDKDPLDILVLCSIDVFPMSIIEAKVVGVMHMVDNGEQDDKIIAVAKNDMSVNYINDLAELPPHTMTEIVRFFKDYKKLEDKNVTIEHLLGVRYAHKVIAESLELYKATFPVYQ
- a CDS encoding DedA family protein, with translation MENFWEHLQNLTDARSIISDGGFVLLLIVVFAETGLFFGFFLPGDYLLFLAGLLSAAGIIQVPIYILVLSLIASGILGNYTGYWFGYRTGPVLFSKNDSFFFKKRYIAVAEEFYAKYGGMALILGRFFPIVRTFAPIFAGIVKVDLKKFTLYNIIGSVGWVTTLTLAGYFLGRRYPELKDYLQYIILGLIIITTIPLVIAYLRRRFVKSKDEQNN
- a CDS encoding NADH-quinone oxidoreductase subunit N — translated: MTTLIIISVLPIVLLYLGLYKAQKALLPVTIVGLLVALGAAIMDWTPQNSAPVIYNGMMLFNNYSVAFSAISIISTILILMLSKGYFERISKNIAEYYAIVLFSLAGIIVMVSYHNLVMLFIGIEIMSVSLYILAGIRKSDFASNEAALKYFLMGAFSTGFLLFGITLIYGASGSFDLDAIRDYVTAHPHDIDPIFYTGILLIIIGLCFKVGAAPFHFWTPDVYEGAPSLITAYMSTVVKAAGFAAFLRLFSACFILMSDFWAPVLLVITIVTLFIGNITALYQQSFKRMLAFSSISHAGYLLFAIVAIGAGSANSVFVYATAYSIASIIAFGGLILVRQQTGSDNFEGFNGLAKRNPFLAFVLTVSMLSLAGIPLTAGFIGKFYMFSGALAQYKYWLVIIAVINAIISIFYYFRVIIAMYFRSAERAEVEVPAYYKFVLGFSALVTIVIGIYPAFISGLI
- a CDS encoding four helix bundle protein; translation: MDEGRPSAKKYDLEDRTFEFANGTKEFLKRIDKSIHNIEYYKQLIRSSGSVAANLIEANESFSRNDYSHRIKICRKEAKESLLWFKLIDIATPLEANRTALMQEATELMRIFGAILEKMKQINREL